The proteins below are encoded in one region of Sphingobacterium sp. R2:
- a CDS encoding DEAD/DEAH box helicase: protein MNPFLELGIREEVVNAISELGFEKPSEIQEKAIPVLLTGNDDFVGLAQTGTGKTAAFGLPLLEQLDFSQKHPQALILCPTRELCLQISKDLEKFAKYVNNVHVVAVYGGANISDQLRQIRRGVQIVVATPGRMLDIIGRNAIDFSNVKYVVLDEADEMLNMGFKEDINNILSETPDEKKTWLFSATMPSEVRRIAKNYMTDPVELTVGTKNTGNANIEHHYYLIKAKDKYAAFKRIVDSNPDIFGIVFCRTKIETQDIAEALIKDGYNADSLHGDLSQQQRDKVMKRYRDRSLQLLIATDVAARGIDVSDVTHVINFSLPDETENYTHRSGRTARAGKTGISLSLVNVKELSKIRHLEKIIGKPFEKKQVPQGAEVCEKQLFSIVKKIENVEVNDEQISPFLPAIMENLESLSKEDIIKRFASLEFNRFLDYYKNAPDLNIEARDGSREDRGDRRDGRSREGSKGYTRLFMNLGSVDEFSRGDMLGFICNNANISGKSIGKIDLKGVFTFFEVQDAEVEKVFQGFQNVDYNGRQVRIEVSGEGKSEGRGGRSRGGDRGGRREGGYRGGDRGGRREGGYGGGERSGRREGGFSGERRERSGNNGGGFRDFSGKRKESKSKY from the coding sequence ATGAACCCATTTTTAGAACTGGGAATCCGTGAGGAAGTTGTTAATGCCATCTCAGAATTAGGTTTCGAAAAACCTTCTGAAATTCAGGAAAAAGCCATTCCTGTTTTATTGACTGGTAACGACGATTTTGTCGGATTAGCCCAAACTGGCACAGGAAAGACCGCGGCATTTGGTCTTCCATTATTAGAGCAATTAGACTTTTCTCAAAAACACCCTCAGGCATTAATCCTTTGCCCTACTCGGGAATTATGTTTACAAATCTCAAAAGATTTAGAAAAATTTGCTAAATACGTTAACAACGTACATGTTGTTGCTGTATATGGAGGTGCAAATATCTCAGACCAGCTGCGTCAAATTAGACGTGGAGTGCAAATTGTAGTAGCGACCCCAGGTCGTATGTTGGATATCATTGGCAGAAATGCGATTGATTTCTCAAATGTAAAATATGTTGTATTGGATGAAGCGGATGAGATGCTCAATATGGGCTTCAAAGAAGACATCAACAACATTTTGTCAGAAACTCCTGACGAGAAAAAAACTTGGTTATTTTCGGCAACGATGCCTTCTGAAGTGCGTCGTATCGCAAAGAATTATATGACCGACCCTGTTGAGCTTACTGTAGGTACAAAAAATACAGGTAATGCCAACATTGAACACCATTACTATTTGATCAAAGCAAAAGATAAATATGCGGCGTTCAAACGTATTGTAGACTCAAATCCTGATATCTTTGGTATCGTATTTTGTCGTACAAAAATCGAGACGCAAGATATTGCTGAAGCGTTGATCAAAGATGGATACAATGCAGATTCATTGCATGGTGATTTATCCCAACAACAACGTGATAAAGTAATGAAACGTTACCGTGACCGTAGTTTACAATTGTTGATCGCAACAGACGTAGCTGCTCGTGGTATTGATGTAAGTGATGTAACTCACGTTATCAACTTCTCTTTACCTGATGAAACAGAAAACTATACACACCGTTCAGGCCGTACAGCCCGTGCAGGTAAAACTGGTATTTCACTTTCTTTGGTAAACGTAAAAGAACTAAGCAAAATCCGTCATCTTGAAAAGATCATTGGTAAGCCTTTTGAGAAAAAGCAAGTCCCTCAAGGTGCTGAAGTTTGCGAAAAACAATTATTTTCGATCGTTAAAAAGATTGAAAATGTTGAAGTGAACGATGAACAAATCAGCCCATTCTTGCCAGCAATTATGGAAAATTTGGAATCTCTTTCCAAAGAAGATATCATCAAAAGATTTGCTTCTCTTGAGTTCAACCGTTTCTTGGATTATTACAAAAACGCCCCAGATTTAAATATCGAAGCGCGCGACGGTTCTCGTGAAGACCGCGGTGATAGACGTGATGGTCGCTCTCGTGAAGGTTCAAAAGGTTACACACGTTTATTCATGAACTTAGGCTCAGTAGATGAATTCTCTCGTGGAGACATGTTGGGCTTTATCTGTAACAATGCGAACATTTCAGGAAAATCTATTGGTAAAATTGATTTGAAGGGTGTATTTACATTCTTTGAAGTTCAAGATGCTGAGGTCGAGAAAGTATTCCAAGGATTCCAGAACGTAGATTACAACGGTCGTCAAGTACGTATTGAAGTATCTGGTGAAGGAAAAAGTGAAGGCCGTGGCGGAAGAAGCCGTGGCGGTGATCGCGGTGGAAGACGTGAAGGTGGATATCGTGGCGGTGATCGCGGTGGAAGACGAGAAGGTGGTTATGGTGGCGGCGAGCGCAGCGGAAGACGTGAAGGAGGATTCAGTGGCGAGAGGCGTGAGCGTAGCGGCAACAATGGCGGAGGCTTCCGTGATTTCTCTGGAAAACGCAAAGAATCAAAAAGTAAATACTAA
- a CDS encoding FecR family protein, which translates to MKRRIFESLIDRYRQNKASASERTLIDRWYAELDGEDVPDYKVDESQLWERIHRQIGNSSRRNVPVRKMLYWSVAAAACVLLCLGVLFWGVKGDHTVLRKQAMLKTGYRVFETGIAQRKRVQLADGSTVILNARTKLKLDTVSFDRKDRMVELLAGEAFFDVKKDATKAFIVKARDIQTKVLGTSFTVKNYAELDDISVSVFTGKVEVVANRNLLGILERGDQIRYSKNSNKSQLGNFDLLTRNSWIEGRVYLKQSTFAEMAIAIKNIYGKDLEAADIQISQQHYSMPISRQLSWAATLESIKAIHHNKSRKEGNKVLIY; encoded by the coding sequence GTGAAAAGAAGAATTTTTGAATCGCTAATTGATAGATATCGCCAAAATAAGGCTAGCGCTAGTGAGCGTACACTGATTGATCGTTGGTATGCCGAACTTGATGGAGAAGATGTACCCGACTATAAAGTTGACGAGAGCCAATTGTGGGAAAGAATTCATCGGCAGATTGGAAATAGTTCCAGAAGAAACGTACCTGTTCGGAAAATGCTGTATTGGTCTGTAGCTGCTGCCGCATGTGTCTTGCTTTGTCTTGGTGTTTTATTTTGGGGTGTCAAGGGGGATCATACAGTTTTGAGAAAGCAGGCTATGCTTAAAACAGGATATCGGGTTTTTGAAACGGGAATTGCGCAACGGAAAAGAGTGCAGCTTGCAGATGGCTCAACGGTAATTTTAAATGCACGGACGAAGTTGAAATTGGATACGGTTTCTTTCGATCGAAAGGATCGCATGGTAGAGCTCCTCGCGGGGGAAGCTTTTTTTGATGTAAAAAAAGATGCTACGAAAGCCTTTATTGTAAAAGCTCGAGACATACAAACTAAAGTTTTAGGTACTTCCTTTACCGTTAAAAACTATGCGGAACTGGACGATATATCTGTGTCGGTATTTACCGGCAAAGTTGAGGTCGTGGCCAACCGCAACCTGTTGGGGATACTGGAAAGAGGAGACCAGATTCGTTATTCCAAAAATAGTAATAAAAGCCAACTGGGGAATTTTGATCTCTTGACGCGAAATAGCTGGATCGAAGGACGTGTATATCTTAAACAAAGCACTTTCGCTGAGATGGCTATAGCAATCAAAAATATCTATGGTAAAGATCTTGAGGCTGCAGATATTCAAATTTCCCAACAGCATTATAGTATGCCTATATCGAGGCAGTTATCATGGGCGGCGACCTTAGAAAGTATTAAAGCCATTCATCACAATAAGTCTAGAAAGGAGGGGAATAAAGTGCTGATTTACTAA
- a CDS encoding DNA polymerase III subunit gamma/tau translates to MDNFIVSARKYRPITFDSVVGQQHITGTLKNAIHNNQLAQAFLFCGPRGVGKTTCARILAKTINCENILEGTEPCGECDSCKSFQNGNSFSIHELDAASNNSVDDIRNLIEQVRIPPQAGKYKIYIIDEVHMLSQAAFNAFLKTLEEPPSYAIFILATTEKHKILPTILSRCQIFDFNRIKVEDMAKHLASIADRESIAYDQDGLHIIAQKADGGLRDALSMFDQIVSFSNKNVTYQAVIDNLNILDYDYYFKLTDAILTEDAAQSLLLFNEILNHGFDGSHFVAGLSSHFRNLLVAKEPSTLKLLEVSDSIRQKYMQQAQKASPGFLLSALNISNQCEINYKTSKNQRLQVELSLLKTCHIAHAIKLSQLGSVQMSSASEEVKKKLPEPIAAQPKQGASAVVTPTIISSSNVPVIEKQVAPPPPQATPVNYQASDAKAEPKKDPVSNVPPKVKKGGWGASASAIIPSLPNLNTIYDNNTVAKEGDEPELIRGSEQRDVSYGQFIAVWNSYAEQLKAENKINMYTMMTAMQPRLNGVLIEIDVENGVQMDVLQSAKVDVLNYLRVKLQNFSLDLKGVMMEHTISRKPYTSQEKYQAMVNKNPLLDTLRKEFNLGLS, encoded by the coding sequence ATGGATAATTTTATTGTTTCTGCACGTAAATACCGCCCGATTACCTTTGATTCGGTTGTAGGTCAGCAACACATTACGGGTACCTTAAAGAATGCGATACACAACAACCAGTTGGCGCAGGCATTTTTGTTTTGTGGTCCTCGTGGTGTGGGTAAAACTACCTGTGCACGCATTTTAGCTAAAACAATAAATTGTGAAAATATCTTAGAGGGTACTGAGCCATGTGGCGAATGCGACAGCTGTAAATCTTTCCAAAACGGTAATTCATTTAGTATTCATGAACTGGATGCAGCATCGAATAACTCGGTCGATGATATCCGTAATCTTATTGAGCAAGTGCGGATACCTCCACAGGCAGGAAAATATAAAATCTATATCATAGATGAGGTCCATATGTTGTCTCAGGCGGCTTTCAATGCATTTTTGAAGACCCTCGAGGAACCGCCTTCTTATGCAATATTTATTCTGGCAACGACAGAGAAACATAAGATTTTACCGACGATACTTTCGCGTTGTCAGATTTTCGATTTTAACCGAATCAAAGTGGAAGATATGGCTAAACATTTGGCTAGTATCGCAGATCGGGAAAGTATCGCTTATGATCAGGATGGATTGCATATCATTGCACAAAAGGCAGACGGTGGGCTTCGAGATGCGCTGTCGATGTTTGATCAGATCGTCAGCTTCTCCAATAAAAATGTCACCTACCAAGCTGTCATTGATAATCTAAATATTTTAGATTACGACTATTATTTCAAGTTAACAGATGCTATTTTAACCGAAGACGCAGCACAATCCTTACTGCTTTTCAATGAAATTTTGAACCACGGATTTGATGGCAGTCATTTCGTTGCAGGTCTGTCATCGCATTTCAGAAACTTGCTCGTTGCCAAAGAACCGTCAACTTTAAAATTGCTAGAAGTTAGTGACAGTATTCGTCAAAAATATATGCAGCAAGCTCAAAAGGCTTCTCCGGGATTTTTGTTATCAGCATTGAATATTTCCAATCAATGTGAAATTAACTATAAGACGAGTAAAAATCAACGTTTACAGGTCGAACTTTCACTTCTCAAGACCTGCCATATAGCTCATGCGATCAAATTGAGCCAGCTTGGATCCGTCCAGATGTCTTCGGCCAGCGAGGAAGTAAAAAAAAAACTTCCTGAGCCAATAGCAGCACAGCCAAAACAAGGGGCTTCGGCTGTCGTTACACCAACGATAATTTCATCAAGCAATGTTCCTGTTATTGAAAAACAGGTTGCGCCGCCACCTCCACAAGCTACCCCTGTAAATTATCAGGCTTCGGACGCAAAGGCCGAACCGAAAAAGGATCCTGTTTCTAATGTCCCTCCCAAAGTGAAAAAAGGAGGGTGGGGGGCTTCCGCTTCGGCAATCATTCCATCTTTGCCGAATTTGAATACCATATACGATAATAATACGGTTGCCAAAGAAGGGGATGAGCCAGAATTGATACGTGGTAGTGAACAACGCGATGTTTCATACGGTCAATTTATTGCGGTTTGGAACAGTTATGCTGAACAGCTTAAAGCAGAAAACAAGATCAACATGTACACCATGATGACGGCCATGCAACCCCGACTTAATGGTGTATTGATCGAAATTGATGTCGAAAATGGCGTTCAGATGGATGTGTTGCAAAGTGCAAAGGTCGATGTGCTGAATTATCTGCGTGTGAAGCTCCAGAATTTTTCGTTGGATCTAAAGGGGGTGATGATGGAGCATACTATTTCGCGCAAACCCTATACCTCACAAGAGAAGTATCAAGCCATGGTCAATAAAAACCCACTATTAGATACGTTGCGGAAGGAGTTTAACTTGGGTCTAAGCTAA
- a CDS encoding long-chain fatty acid--CoA ligase, whose translation MPTATRLFDLAYLQYDIAPDFPMFSFKKDNKWVTLSNAEFIEQVNKTSKGLIALGVQAGEKVALISENRVEWNILDFAIQQIGAVVVAIYPNISTLDYTYIFNHAEIKNCIVSSKELYTKILTIKDDCPQLSAIYSFEKEDDLNHWKDFVASGEMITDETLNQLRDGIKPDALASIIYTSGTTGNPKGVMLSHKNLLADTCSSEYSFPVQRGDRALSFLPVCHAYERVFQYVYMYKGLTIFFAQSMDTIGEDFKSVKPHIFSAVPRVLEKVYEKIMATGEQLTGIKRKLFFWSINLGEKYTLEGRSWWYDLQLKIARKLVFSKWRKAFGGDIKGIASGSAALQQRLIRLYMAAGIPIYEGYGLTEAGPCIAVNCYRRGMKIGTVGLPLIHIEIKLAPDGEILTKGDNNMIGYYKNPEATAEAIKDGWLYTGDIGEWVDGKFLKIIDRKKEMFKTSGGKYIVPQQIESRLVESPFIEQAMVLGEGRKFPAALIFSNYANLLEWSKTAFPTLSNLSRRDFLNSPELKQKIESELNRINKNFGNWEQIKKFAIIPNEMTIETGELTPTLKMKRKVILQKYEREIEQIYQI comes from the coding sequence ATGCCAACAGCAACGAGATTATTTGATTTAGCTTATCTACAATATGATATTGCACCAGACTTTCCGATGTTTTCATTTAAAAAAGATAACAAATGGGTAACACTGAGCAATGCTGAATTTATTGAGCAAGTTAACAAGACGTCAAAAGGTCTGATCGCACTCGGTGTACAAGCGGGAGAGAAAGTGGCTTTAATTAGTGAAAACCGTGTCGAATGGAATATACTTGACTTTGCTATCCAACAAATTGGCGCTGTTGTTGTCGCGATTTACCCCAATATTTCGACGTTAGATTATACCTACATTTTCAATCATGCCGAAATTAAAAACTGCATTGTCAGTTCAAAAGAACTCTATACAAAGATATTAACGATAAAAGACGATTGTCCTCAATTAAGTGCGATCTATAGCTTCGAAAAAGAAGATGATCTCAACCATTGGAAGGATTTCGTTGCAAGCGGGGAGATGATTACAGATGAAACGCTCAACCAGCTTCGTGATGGTATCAAACCCGATGCTCTGGCCTCCATCATTTACACCTCAGGCACAACAGGAAACCCAAAAGGTGTTATGCTGTCTCATAAAAATTTATTAGCAGATACATGCAGTAGCGAATATTCCTTTCCTGTTCAACGCGGTGACCGGGCGCTTTCCTTTCTTCCAGTCTGCCATGCCTATGAGCGCGTGTTCCAATACGTGTATATGTACAAAGGCTTGACCATCTTCTTTGCTCAATCTATGGATACAATAGGCGAAGACTTTAAATCTGTAAAGCCACATATTTTCTCTGCTGTTCCTCGCGTTTTGGAGAAAGTTTATGAAAAGATAATGGCAACGGGAGAACAGCTAACAGGGATTAAGCGAAAACTATTCTTCTGGTCCATAAACCTCGGCGAAAAATACACACTCGAGGGGCGATCATGGTGGTATGATCTTCAATTGAAAATTGCCCGTAAATTAGTTTTTTCGAAATGGCGTAAGGCTTTCGGTGGTGATATCAAGGGAATTGCTTCTGGAAGCGCTGCACTACAGCAAAGGCTAATTCGTCTATATATGGCTGCAGGAATTCCGATTTACGAAGGTTATGGTCTTACTGAAGCTGGACCATGTATCGCCGTAAACTGTTATAGAAGGGGTATGAAAATTGGGACAGTTGGCTTGCCATTAATTCATATCGAAATTAAGCTTGCGCCCGATGGAGAAATATTGACGAAAGGAGACAATAATATGATCGGTTATTATAAAAATCCAGAGGCAACAGCAGAAGCAATTAAAGATGGTTGGTTATACACAGGAGACATTGGCGAATGGGTAGATGGCAAATTCCTTAAAATCATAGATCGAAAGAAAGAGATGTTCAAGACATCGGGAGGAAAATATATTGTTCCTCAGCAGATTGAATCTAGGCTGGTAGAATCTCCATTTATCGAACAGGCAATGGTACTTGGAGAAGGCCGTAAGTTCCCCGCAGCTTTGATTTTTTCCAACTATGCAAATCTATTGGAATGGTCGAAAACAGCATTTCCGACCCTGTCAAATCTTTCTAGACGGGATTTTCTAAATAGCCCGGAACTGAAGCAGAAAATCGAGTCGGAACTAAACCGTATCAATAAAAATTTTGGAAACTGGGAACAGATCAAAAAATTCGCCATTATCCCCAATGAAATGACGATTGAGACCGGTGAATTGACCCCTACTTTAAAGATGAAAAGAAAAGTTATCCTACAAAAATACGAACGAGAGATCGAGCAAATTTATCAAATCTAG
- the rlmB gene encoding 23S rRNA (guanosine(2251)-2'-O)-methyltransferase RlmB: MQGNFQRRDRDHGERREVNQMVFGIRAVMEAIDSGKEIESLFIQRGLSGSLILELKALLKEHNIAFQQVPIEKLNRITRKNHQGVIAVISPITYHDIEDLLPQIYEEGETPLLLMLDGVTDVRNLGAIARTAECSGVHAIIVPKKGSAEVNPDAIKTSAGALYKIPVCRHDSLSKVGKFLIDSGVQLVASTEKTTTSIYDVDYTAPTCVIMGAEDIGVSNDLIRIADNLAKIPMYGEISSLNVSVSAAVVIYEAIRQRIVKK; encoded by the coding sequence ATGCAAGGAAATTTTCAGAGACGTGATCGCGACCACGGCGAAAGACGTGAAGTAAACCAGATGGTATTCGGTATCCGTGCTGTTATGGAAGCAATCGATAGCGGTAAAGAGATCGAGTCATTGTTTATACAACGTGGTTTGAGTGGTAGTTTGATTCTAGAATTAAAAGCTTTGTTAAAAGAGCATAATATCGCTTTTCAACAAGTGCCGATCGAGAAGTTAAATCGGATAACGCGTAAAAACCACCAAGGTGTGATCGCTGTCATTTCACCAATCACCTATCATGATATTGAAGATCTTCTACCGCAGATTTATGAAGAGGGTGAAACACCTTTACTTTTGATGTTGGATGGAGTAACAGACGTTCGTAATTTAGGTGCTATCGCACGGACAGCTGAATGTTCCGGTGTTCATGCGATCATTGTTCCCAAAAAAGGGTCTGCTGAAGTTAATCCTGACGCGATTAAAACATCTGCGGGCGCACTATATAAAATCCCTGTTTGCCGCCACGATAGCCTTTCAAAAGTAGGTAAATTTTTGATTGATTCGGGGGTACAGTTAGTCGCTAGTACAGAGAAGACAACGACGAGTATATACGATGTCGATTATACGGCGCCAACCTGTGTGATTATGGGGGCGGAGGATATCGGCGTATCCAATGACTTAATCCGAATTGCGGACAATCTCGCCAAGATTCCAATGTATGGTGAAATCAGTTCATTAAATGTATCAGTTTCTGCTGCTGTTGTGATCTACGAAGCAATTCGCCAACGGATTGTTAAAAAGTAG
- a CDS encoding sigma-70 family RNA polymerase sigma factor encodes MNQGPVVHQRWLQAIKEFNDTSAYEELYRYCWKDLYQHAARRILDRQDVEDILQELFVQFWERRHTIDIQMNLPAYLKGMLKYKIIDFFNSNKAKDRLLEHWSKHIFDYVQQHPEDLNTYLALEKLLEEELENMPQNMRQALLLKWEHLSIREIAMRMGLSEQTVKNNLTEASKRLRKAILGYQHVQNGSFSILLVFMIDELAK; translated from the coding sequence ATGAATCAAGGACCAGTTGTACATCAGCGTTGGCTACAAGCTATTAAAGAGTTTAACGATACTTCTGCTTATGAGGAATTGTATCGCTATTGCTGGAAAGATCTTTATCAGCACGCTGCCCGTCGGATCCTAGACCGACAGGATGTGGAGGATATTCTACAGGAGCTGTTTGTCCAGTTTTGGGAAAGGCGGCATACAATCGACATCCAAATGAATCTCCCAGCCTATTTGAAAGGGATGCTCAAATATAAAATTATAGATTTCTTTAATTCCAATAAAGCCAAAGACAGATTGTTGGAGCACTGGAGTAAACATATATTCGACTATGTGCAGCAACATCCAGAGGATCTCAATACGTATTTAGCCCTTGAGAAGTTGTTGGAGGAAGAGCTGGAAAATATGCCACAGAATATGCGGCAAGCGCTTCTATTAAAATGGGAGCATTTATCCATTCGAGAGATAGCCATGCGTATGGGGCTGTCTGAGCAAACGGTCAAAAATAATCTTACGGAAGCATCCAAACGACTACGGAAAGCTATTTTGGGCTATCAACATGTTCAAAACGGTAGTTTTAGCATTCTTTTGGTCTTTATGATAGACGAGCTCGCTAAGTAG